The Spirosoma foliorum genome has a window encoding:
- the kdsB gene encoding 3-deoxy-manno-octulosonate cytidylyltransferase translates to MIIGIIPARYGSTRFPGKPLADIGGKSMIQRVLEQCKQAKSLDKVVVATDDERIAEAVRQLGEEAVMTRTDHPSGTDRCWEAYARLIADGFIAGDSSDYILNIQGDEPFIDPAQIDELAAILDGTVELATQMATVDSAAILHDPKEAKIVVNSQNEALYFSRSAVPYLWGIEPDQWHAHHAYHRHVGLYAYRADVLEKITQLPPSLLERAESLEQLRWLEAGYRIKMVSTNFQTPSVDSPADIEKILRNEL, encoded by the coding sequence ATGATAATCGGTATTATTCCTGCCCGCTACGGATCAACACGTTTTCCGGGAAAGCCACTAGCCGATATTGGCGGTAAATCCATGATTCAGCGCGTGCTGGAACAGTGTAAACAGGCCAAGTCATTAGATAAAGTAGTCGTTGCAACTGACGATGAACGCATTGCGGAGGCAGTTCGGCAGTTAGGAGAGGAAGCAGTAATGACACGCACCGACCACCCAAGCGGTACAGACCGTTGCTGGGAAGCCTACGCCCGACTCATTGCTGATGGATTCATTGCAGGAGATTCATCAGATTACATTCTCAATATTCAGGGCGACGAACCGTTTATCGATCCTGCGCAAATTGACGAGTTAGCGGCTATTCTGGACGGCACAGTAGAATTGGCTACCCAAATGGCGACCGTCGATTCAGCGGCTATATTGCATGATCCGAAAGAAGCCAAGATTGTCGTCAATTCACAAAACGAAGCACTTTATTTCAGTCGTTCGGCAGTGCCTTATCTATGGGGAATTGAACCCGATCAGTGGCACGCGCATCATGCTTACCATCGCCATGTAGGGCTGTATGCTTATCGTGCAGATGTGCTCGAAAAAATCACTCAATTGCCGCCTTCGTTACTCGAACGGGCTGAATCACTGGAACAACTTCGCTGGCTGGAAGCGGGCTATCGGATCAAGATGGTGTCTACGAACTTCCAGACCCCCAGCGTTGATAGTCCAGCTGATATCGAGAAAATCTTACGAAACGAGTTGTAA
- a CDS encoding phosphatase: protein MADIEKTFTALGGQFVTPVDALTEKLKAVRAIVFDWDGVFNDGIKTEAGSSSFSEVDSMGTNLLRFGLWLHHGGQLPVAAIITGVINTLSETLVRREHFHASYSQAKHKIDVLHHLLKQHNLQPHEVAFFFDDALDLSVSEVAGVRIMIRRNANPLFMQYVLQNGLADYVTGSQSGQFAVREGCELLLGLLGQFDNVMNERLRYFPAYDQYYQQRQAVEPSYWIVGPNGPEIK from the coding sequence ATGGCTGACATAGAAAAAACGTTCACTGCCCTCGGTGGGCAATTTGTAACGCCTGTTGATGCGCTTACTGAAAAACTGAAAGCTGTCCGGGCTATCGTGTTTGATTGGGATGGTGTTTTTAACGACGGCATCAAGACCGAAGCAGGCAGCAGTTCGTTTAGTGAAGTGGACTCGATGGGTACGAATCTGCTTCGTTTTGGGCTTTGGTTGCATCATGGTGGCCAGTTGCCAGTGGCTGCGATTATTACAGGGGTGATTAATACGCTGTCCGAAACGTTAGTTCGCCGGGAGCACTTTCATGCCAGCTATTCTCAGGCGAAACATAAGATCGACGTACTCCACCATTTGTTGAAGCAACACAATCTGCAACCCCACGAAGTTGCTTTCTTCTTCGATGACGCTCTGGATTTATCCGTGTCTGAAGTCGCGGGTGTGCGGATTATGATTCGTCGGAATGCCAACCCGCTGTTCATGCAGTACGTTCTTCAAAACGGTCTTGCCGATTATGTAACAGGTAGTCAAAGCGGCCAGTTTGCCGTTCGTGAAGGCTGTGAACTCTTACTGGGACTGCTTGGGCAGTTCGATAACGTCATGAATGAGCGGCTTCGCTATTTTCCTGCGTACGATCAATACTACCAGCAGCGTCAGGCTGTTGAGCCGAGTTATTGGATAGTTGGACCAAATGGGCCAGAAATCAAATGA
- the kdsA gene encoding 3-deoxy-8-phosphooctulonate synthase: protein MSQKIVRVGDIECGSDELFLISGPCVIEDEKIMMTVAEQLREIQERVGIKIIYKSSFQKDNRSSLNYYNGPGIDKGMKILAKVKEQFGFPLLTDVHYPDQCAPVADVVDVLQIPAYLCMQTMLVVAAAKTGKVVNVKHGQFLAPENMKHPVKKIEDSGNDQIILTERGFTFGYNDLVVDPRAFYHMARTNYPVVFDVTHAIRKYGIPSADAKGGAREYLPVLARAGVAAGVDGLFVETHTCPSEALCDAASQLDIRYLEEFLKPLIELHAVEVKYRNTLPELA from the coding sequence ATGTCTCAGAAAATCGTTCGCGTTGGCGACATCGAATGTGGGTCGGATGAGTTGTTCCTCATTAGCGGTCCCTGCGTTATTGAAGATGAAAAAATTATGATGACGGTTGCCGAGCAACTCCGCGAAATCCAGGAGCGCGTTGGTATCAAGATCATCTATAAATCATCGTTCCAGAAGGACAATCGGTCCAGCCTGAACTACTACAATGGTCCCGGCATCGACAAAGGCATGAAGATTCTGGCCAAAGTGAAAGAACAGTTTGGCTTCCCATTGCTGACGGATGTTCACTATCCAGATCAGTGTGCACCCGTTGCCGATGTTGTGGACGTTCTGCAAATTCCTGCTTATTTGTGTATGCAGACGATGCTGGTGGTCGCTGCGGCTAAAACGGGCAAAGTTGTTAACGTGAAGCACGGGCAGTTTCTGGCACCAGAAAACATGAAACACCCGGTCAAAAAGATTGAAGATTCGGGCAACGACCAGATCATCCTGACCGAACGTGGTTTCACCTTCGGTTACAATGACTTAGTGGTTGATCCTCGGGCTTTCTATCACATGGCTCGTACCAATTACCCCGTTGTATTCGACGTAACGCATGCCATTCGGAAATACGGTATTCCATCGGCCGATGCGAAAGGTGGTGCTCGTGAATACCTGCCTGTATTAGCTCGTGCGGGTGTAGCTGCTGGTGTTGATGGACTATTTGTGGAAACGCATACCTGCCCCTCCGAAGCGCTTTGCGATGCAGCCAGTCAACTGGATATCCGCTATCTGGAAGAATTCCTGAAACCCCTGATCGAGTTACACGCCGTAGAGGTTAAATACCGGAATACATTGCCAGAACTGGCTTAA
- the lspA gene encoding signal peptidase II: MKNILRVLLIVLTVSVNIGCDQVSKNIVRTKVNYGESIPLLDSHLTLTKVENAGAFLSLGESLPPILKSLLLQILPLLAIALGFGYLLFRFNTPRLFVAGACFIIGGGIGNLIDRMAYGSVTDFLHISFGIFQTGIFNMADVSVMVGAGFILLNSFLNNQKDDGQLV; this comes from the coding sequence ATGAAAAACATACTTAGAGTCCTGCTCATTGTATTGACCGTATCGGTAAATATTGGGTGCGATCAGGTGTCAAAAAATATAGTGAGAACGAAGGTTAACTATGGCGAAAGCATTCCGCTGTTGGATAGCCATCTAACACTCACGAAGGTGGAAAATGCGGGGGCTTTCCTGAGTTTAGGTGAGTCGTTACCTCCGATTCTAAAGAGTTTGTTACTGCAAATTCTTCCCTTACTGGCGATTGCTCTAGGCTTTGGTTACCTGCTATTCAGATTTAATACGCCCCGGCTGTTTGTGGCAGGCGCTTGTTTTATCATTGGCGGTGGCATCGGGAATCTCATCGACCGAATGGCGTATGGGTCGGTGACCGACTTTTTACATATCAGTTTCGGTATTTTTCAAACGGGCATCTTCAACATGGCTGATGTATCGGTCATGGTGGGCGCCGGATTTATTCTGCTAAATTCCTTCCTGAACAATCAGAAGGATGACGGCCAATTAGTTTAA
- a CDS encoding iron-containing alcohol dehydrogenase family protein, with protein sequence MVAAPTQTTHKNFKGIEKTVFGRGSFSQLDEILAPRRADNEGYFVFLVDNYFKGKTLEGQVPAHAEDLTYYISVEEHEPTTDQIDQLRDEILAKKGLPSGVVGIGGGSIMDIAKALSLMLTNEGSSTLYQGLNLIKKPGIYHVGVPTISGTGAEVSMTAVLTGPVKKLGLKCEWTVFNQVVLDPDLIASVPRNWWFYTGMDTYIHCIESENGRMNNAYSHAYAEQAMKLCREVYLGENSGQTPENDDKLMVASLMGGLSLTYSEVGVCHALSYGLSKILGTRHCYANCLIMNHLEDYYPQGVAEFKEMVDYHQIDLPQGLSKDWSDDTITQMAHVSYNLPHMWLHAIGDNWQEVITIDLLKDLFRRL encoded by the coding sequence ATGGTAGCAGCACCAACACAAACCACGCATAAAAATTTTAAAGGCATCGAGAAAACAGTTTTCGGTCGGGGTAGTTTTTCACAACTCGACGAAATTCTGGCTCCACGCCGTGCCGATAACGAAGGCTATTTCGTCTTCCTGGTCGATAATTATTTCAAAGGCAAAACCCTAGAAGGTCAGGTTCCGGCTCATGCCGAGGATTTGACTTACTACATCAGTGTTGAGGAGCACGAGCCAACCACCGATCAGATCGACCAACTACGCGATGAGATTCTGGCTAAAAAAGGCCTGCCATCGGGTGTTGTTGGTATTGGTGGCGGAAGCATCATGGACATTGCCAAGGCGTTGTCACTCATGCTGACCAATGAAGGTTCATCGACGCTTTACCAGGGTCTGAATCTGATCAAAAAGCCCGGTATTTACCACGTAGGTGTACCGACCATTTCAGGAACCGGTGCTGAGGTTTCGATGACGGCTGTGCTGACCGGCCCCGTTAAAAAACTGGGTTTGAAGTGCGAATGGACGGTTTTCAACCAAGTCGTTCTCGATCCTGATCTGATTGCCAGCGTACCTCGTAACTGGTGGTTTTATACCGGTATGGACACCTACATTCACTGCATCGAATCGGAGAATGGGCGGATGAATAATGCTTATTCGCATGCGTATGCCGAGCAAGCTATGAAACTTTGCCGGGAAGTGTATCTGGGCGAAAATTCAGGGCAGACACCCGAAAACGACGACAAACTGATGGTGGCCTCGTTAATGGGTGGTCTTAGCCTGACGTATTCTGAAGTTGGTGTTTGTCACGCGCTCAGCTATGGTCTGTCGAAAATTCTGGGAACTCGCCATTGTTATGCCAATTGCCTGATCATGAATCACCTCGAAGACTATTATCCGCAAGGAGTAGCCGAGTTCAAGGAGATGGTCGACTATCACCAGATTGATTTGCCACAGGGTTTATCGAAAGATTGGAGCGATGACACCATTACGCAAATGGCGCACGTATCGTACAACCTGCCGCACATGTGGTTGCACGCTATTGGCGACAATTGGCAGGAAGTTATTACGATTGACCTGCTGAAAGATTTGTTCCGAAGACTGTAG
- a CDS encoding DUF2281 domain-containing protein — translation MSTTALLTEITALPPELRQEVEDFVAFLRTKTHRETKLTEREFGYAKGKVRLSDDFDSMLID, via the coding sequence ATGTCAACGACAGCCTTACTAACCGAAATAACTGCATTACCACCCGAATTACGTCAGGAGGTTGAGGATTTTGTTGCGTTTTTACGGACGAAAACCCATCGAGAGACAAAGCTTACAGAACGGGAGTTTGGCTATGCAAAAGGGAAAGTACGGCTGTCAGATGATTTTGACTCTATGTTAATAGATTGA
- a CDS encoding DegT/DnrJ/EryC1/StrS family aminotransferase, which translates to MPGMEFFGAAERKEINDVLETGILFRYNHEAQRNTIYKAREFEAEVAKVVGANYAHAVSSGSTAVLCALAAAGIGAGDEVIVPPFTYIATVEAVLMAGALPVFADIDETLCLSAEGIRKAVTPKTKAICLVHMCGQMANMDDIMAIVNEHNLVLVEDAGQAMGASYKGVSTGLWGKTGAYSFDFFKIATAGEGGIMVTNDETAYKHADSYSDHGHDHVGTNRGMEQHPILGFNYRISELHAAVGLVQTRRVPEIIKSNNAHKKQLMEALGTVPGVSFATIPDADGDSATFLNLLMTDTDSAQRTVAELNAAGVGGFNYWYTNMYHFINQWNHIKEMKTAAPLAIEKFGAPQDYKNLDIPNAQATIGRLISFGIRATWTAEEVATLAKNIEAAVRKATLVEA; encoded by the coding sequence ATGCCAGGAATGGAATTTTTTGGAGCGGCCGAGCGCAAGGAAATCAACGATGTGCTTGAGACCGGTATCCTGTTTCGGTATAATCACGAAGCGCAACGCAATACTATTTACAAGGCCCGTGAGTTCGAGGCTGAAGTTGCTAAAGTAGTGGGTGCCAACTACGCCCATGCCGTATCGAGTGGATCGACGGCGGTTTTGTGTGCATTAGCTGCTGCCGGAATCGGTGCTGGCGACGAGGTTATCGTACCGCCATTTACCTATATCGCTACGGTCGAAGCCGTATTGATGGCTGGTGCTTTACCCGTTTTCGCCGATATTGACGAAACACTTTGCTTAAGCGCCGAGGGAATTCGGAAAGCCGTTACACCAAAAACGAAAGCCATTTGCTTAGTACATATGTGTGGTCAAATGGCCAATATGGATGACATCATGGCCATCGTGAACGAGCACAATTTGGTGTTGGTTGAAGATGCTGGTCAGGCAATGGGCGCGAGCTACAAAGGTGTTTCAACGGGTCTTTGGGGTAAAACAGGTGCTTACTCGTTCGACTTTTTCAAGATTGCCACAGCAGGTGAAGGCGGTATCATGGTTACGAACGACGAAACGGCCTACAAACATGCCGATTCCTATTCTGACCACGGTCACGACCACGTTGGCACGAACCGGGGGATGGAGCAACATCCAATTTTAGGCTTTAACTACCGTATCAGCGAGCTTCATGCGGCTGTTGGTCTGGTGCAAACTCGCCGGGTTCCTGAAATTATTAAGAGCAATAACGCGCACAAAAAGCAATTGATGGAAGCGTTGGGCACAGTTCCGGGCGTGTCGTTCGCAACGATTCCAGACGCAGATGGCGACTCGGCTACCTTCCTGAACCTGTTGATGACCGATACTGATTCTGCACAGCGTACTGTTGCTGAGTTGAATGCGGCTGGTGTAGGTGGTTTCAACTACTGGTATACCAACATGTACCACTTCATTAACCAGTGGAATCATATTAAAGAAATGAAGACCGCTGCGCCTTTAGCCATTGAGAAATTTGGCGCTCCGCAGGATTATAAAAACCTCGATATTCCAAACGCTCAAGCGACTATTGGCCGATTGATTTCGTTTGGTATCCGGGCAACCTGGACGGCAGAAGAAGTAGCTACCTTAGCGAAAAACATTGAAGCCGCCGTTCGGAAAGCAACACTGGTAGAAGCATAA
- a CDS encoding nucleoside deaminase — MTNQDEHFLREAIQLARDGMTTGQGGPFGSIVVRNGEIVGRGCNQVTSTNDPTAHAEVVAIRDACRNLGTFQLDDCTLYASCEPCPMCLGAIYWARPSRIVYGAFHSDAAGAGFDDQFIYEELDKPREERHIPMHQLLHEEAGAVFQEWIAMEKRILY; from the coding sequence ATGACTAATCAAGACGAGCATTTTTTGCGTGAAGCTATCCAACTGGCTCGCGATGGTATGACAACTGGACAAGGCGGGCCTTTCGGTTCTATTGTGGTTCGGAATGGTGAAATTGTTGGGCGTGGGTGTAATCAGGTAACGTCGACAAATGACCCAACAGCCCATGCTGAGGTAGTCGCCATTCGAGATGCATGCCGAAATCTGGGCACATTTCAGCTCGATGATTGTACCTTATATGCGTCCTGCGAACCCTGCCCTATGTGTTTGGGAGCTATCTATTGGGCGCGTCCCAGCCGAATCGTGTATGGCGCCTTTCATTCTGATGCCGCAGGTGCCGGTTTCGACGATCAGTTTATTTATGAAGAATTAGATAAACCCCGCGAGGAGCGCCATATTCCCATGCATCAACTTTTGCATGAAGAAGCTGGGGCAGTTTTTCAGGAGTGGATTGCTATGGAGAAACGAATTCTGTATTGA
- a CDS encoding nucleotidyltransferase domain-containing protein yields the protein MQAHLQPFQTFITKALDYIQQDPDAIGLAAGGSWASGEIDPYSDLDLVLVTAQKIAPDVEKMQAYAAKLGPVLASFRGDHVGEPRLLIVLYENALLHVDIKFLTPDEFYHRVEDPTILWERDQALSKIIQESTAQYPPFDFQWAEDRFWIWTHYAALKVGRGEFFEAIDFLAFVRNAVLGPMLHLKNESLPRGVRRAETTFGSLELTQLRKTVSMPDRTTLLSSLWEVMYLYESLRDVLVPDSFQKNRAAQLAVTKYLAAL from the coding sequence ATGCAAGCCCATTTACAGCCCTTTCAAACATTCATTACCAAAGCTCTTGACTACATTCAACAAGACCCCGACGCCATCGGATTAGCGGCCGGTGGCTCATGGGCATCGGGCGAAATCGATCCTTACTCTGACCTTGATCTGGTATTAGTCACAGCCCAGAAAATCGCACCCGATGTCGAAAAGATGCAGGCGTATGCAGCAAAACTTGGCCCTGTATTGGCCTCTTTCCGTGGCGATCACGTAGGCGAACCCCGCTTATTGATCGTTCTCTACGAAAACGCGTTGCTGCACGTTGATATTAAGTTTCTGACACCCGATGAATTTTACCATCGCGTTGAAGACCCAACTATACTTTGGGAGCGAGATCAGGCATTGAGTAAAATTATTCAGGAATCAACGGCACAATATCCGCCCTTTGATTTTCAATGGGCCGAGGATCGATTCTGGATTTGGACACATTATGCCGCGCTTAAAGTAGGTCGCGGAGAGTTTTTTGAAGCCATTGATTTTCTGGCTTTTGTCAGAAATGCCGTACTGGGGCCAATGCTTCATCTAAAAAATGAAAGCTTGCCCCGAGGAGTTCGTCGAGCCGAAACTACGTTTGGGTCTCTTGAGCTTACGCAGCTTCGTAAAACGGTGTCAATGCCTGACCGAACAACGTTGCTTAGTAGTTTATGGGAAGTTATGTATCTCTACGAATCGCTTCGAGATGTGCTGGTTCCCGATTCATTTCAGAAAAACAGAGCGGCTCAGTTAGCCGTTACCAAGTATCTTGCCGCACTTTAA
- a CDS encoding DUF6992 family protein encodes MNPLRHLLLTAGSLLLGSAATAQRQSPPPELSAFSEQRIKHQKTLGLTLGSFAIANIAVGAIATGQTTGETKYFHKMNVYWNLVNLGIAGAGLLASRKRKVEGETLADAVRQHENMKQILLVNAGLDVAYVIGGAYLRERSESHPDNADQLRGYGKSIMAQGGFLLAFDLVNYFIFKNRGDKQEKLLLSAGPSGVGVVFPIR; translated from the coding sequence ATGAACCCACTTCGACATCTTCTGCTGACTGCTGGCTCGCTTCTATTGGGGAGTGCGGCCACAGCCCAGCGCCAGTCCCCTCCGCCCGAATTAAGCGCGTTTAGCGAACAGCGAATTAAACATCAAAAAACTCTGGGATTAACATTGGGCAGCTTTGCTATTGCCAATATTGCGGTTGGAGCTATAGCCACCGGGCAGACAACGGGCGAGACGAAGTATTTTCATAAAATGAATGTTTACTGGAATCTGGTCAATCTTGGCATTGCTGGGGCGGGTTTGCTGGCTTCGCGCAAACGGAAAGTCGAAGGTGAAACGCTGGCCGATGCCGTTCGGCAGCATGAGAATATGAAGCAGATTCTGCTTGTCAACGCCGGTTTAGACGTGGCTTATGTGATTGGTGGAGCGTATTTGCGTGAACGTTCTGAATCTCATCCTGATAATGCTGATCAATTGCGCGGTTATGGGAAATCCATTATGGCACAAGGCGGTTTTCTGCTGGCATTCGATTTAGTGAACTACTTCATTTTCAAAAATCGCGGAGATAAACAGGAGAAATTATTGCTCTCCGCTGGCCCATCAGGCGTTGGTGTGGTTTTTCCGATTCGGTAA
- a CDS encoding NTP transferase domain-containing protein codes for MSKLNGLVLAGGRSTRMGQDKSQLVYHRKPQREHLTELLRPYCSVVFWSVNAMQANELMDSDQLRIVDAFAIPTPLNGILSAFQYDAEAAWFVVACDMPLLTVQSLDALVKGRNPAKKATVFYDSDGHLPEPLLGIYEPAFGPILHQAIADGVYSPRQLLQQNDVQLLTPPDIRELTNINDPAARAKLGL; via the coding sequence GTGAGTAAGTTGAACGGATTAGTTTTGGCTGGTGGCCGAAGCACCCGAATGGGTCAGGATAAATCACAGTTGGTCTATCATAGAAAACCCCAACGTGAGCACCTGACCGAATTGCTTAGGCCGTATTGTAGCGTCGTTTTCTGGTCGGTGAATGCAATGCAGGCCAACGAACTGATGGATTCGGATCAGCTTCGTATTGTTGATGCGTTTGCTATTCCGACGCCACTCAACGGAATTCTGTCGGCGTTTCAATACGATGCTGAAGCGGCCTGGTTCGTTGTAGCCTGCGATATGCCCTTATTGACCGTTCAATCGCTCGATGCACTTGTAAAAGGCCGGAACCCGGCAAAAAAAGCGACGGTTTTCTACGATTCGGATGGGCACTTACCCGAACCTCTGTTGGGTATTTACGAACCTGCTTTTGGGCCAATTTTACACCAAGCCATTGCTGATGGAGTTTATTCGCCACGACAATTGCTTCAACAAAATGATGTCCAGCTACTGACCCCGCCCGACATTCGGGAATTAACCAATATCAATGACCCAGCGGCCAGAGCGAAGTTGGGTTTATAA
- the moaC gene encoding cyclic pyranopterin monophosphate synthase MoaC — MSEFSHLNAEGNPAMVDVGAKIVTRRTARAQSIVALGPAIMQHLTGADIATKKGPVFQTAIIAGTMAAKRTDDLIPLCHSLGLDNCQITITTEGTDAIVNCLVSTEGKTGVEMEALVGASVAALTIYDMCKAFSHDIIIKETKLMEKTGGKRDFRRE; from the coding sequence ATGAGCGAATTTTCGCATCTCAACGCCGAAGGAAATCCGGCAATGGTCGACGTAGGAGCGAAAATCGTTACCCGTCGAACAGCTCGCGCCCAGAGTATCGTTGCATTGGGGCCAGCTATTATGCAACACCTGACAGGCGCCGATATTGCTACGAAGAAAGGTCCCGTATTTCAGACGGCTATCATTGCAGGGACAATGGCTGCTAAACGAACTGACGACCTGATTCCACTCTGCCATTCGCTCGGCCTGGATAATTGCCAGATTACAATTACGACCGAAGGAACGGATGCTATTGTGAACTGCCTGGTATCGACCGAAGGCAAAACGGGTGTCGAGATGGAAGCGTTGGTAGGGGCATCGGTTGCGGCTTTGACTATTTACGATATGTGCAAAGCCTTCTCGCACGACATCATAATCAAGGAAACCAAGCTCATGGAAAAAACGGGCGGTAAACGCGATTTTCGTCGTGAGTAA
- a CDS encoding type II toxin-antitoxin system RelE family toxin, with protein MEITVRKSFVKELQKLPSKIQQSVREVLDELEKATDLESSGVDYKYLEGQKKDQNYYRIRIGGWRMGVEYMPPANEQTAAAIVITILSRGDIYKKFPPK; from the coding sequence ATGGAAATAACTGTTCGTAAATCTTTCGTTAAAGAACTACAAAAATTGCCATCTAAAATTCAGCAATCTGTTCGAGAGGTTTTAGACGAATTGGAGAAGGCTACTGATCTGGAAAGTTCTGGTGTCGATTACAAATACCTGGAAGGTCAGAAAAAAGATCAGAATTATTACCGGATTCGAATTGGTGGCTGGCGAATGGGAGTGGAGTATATGCCCCCGGCTAACGAGCAAACTGCCGCTGCGATTGTCATTACAATTTTGAGTAGAGGAGATATTTACAAGAAATTTCCACCTAAATAA
- a CDS encoding molybdopterin molybdotransferase MoeA: protein MLSVSDAFSITQQQLLSLPTETVSLLDANGRVLREAIRADRDFPPFNRVAMDGIAIRFADYAAGQRTFRVIGIQRAGQPQQTLQDAGTCLEVMTGAMLPIGADTIARYEEIRIVDGQASIVVENTPFGPIQMGMHIHPQATDRRAGDELMSVGTRLGPSELAVAASVGQSTLLVTALPRVALVSTGDELVDVASTPLPYQIRRSNTYMLQTALVSLGIQATLHHIVDDEEQLEKGLEDLLATNDMLILSGGVSAGKADFVPDTLEKLGVQKHFHKIDQRPGKPLWFGTSPSGKTVFALPGNPVSTVLCAYRYVLPYLRVSLGLAPAPIRYAQLAESVTFKPNMTYFLPVRLTSEMDGRTLAHPLPGSGSADFANLLAADGFMEFPPNQSDFGVGDSFQVWETIR, encoded by the coding sequence ATGCTTTCCGTTTCCGACGCTTTCTCGATTACTCAACAACAACTGCTTTCACTCCCAACCGAAACCGTTTCGCTTCTCGATGCCAACGGTCGCGTTCTACGTGAAGCTATTCGGGCCGACCGCGACTTTCCACCTTTCAATCGAGTGGCGATGGACGGAATCGCCATTCGATTTGCCGATTACGCAGCGGGGCAACGTACGTTTCGGGTTATTGGTATACAACGTGCGGGGCAGCCTCAGCAAACGCTACAGGATGCGGGTACTTGCCTGGAAGTAATGACGGGGGCCATGTTGCCTATTGGCGCCGATACGATAGCCCGTTATGAAGAGATTCGGATTGTGGATGGGCAGGCAAGCATTGTTGTTGAAAACACGCCTTTTGGCCCAATTCAGATGGGTATGCACATTCACCCGCAGGCTACCGACCGTCGGGCGGGCGACGAACTCATGTCTGTTGGCACACGTCTTGGTCCTTCCGAATTAGCTGTGGCCGCTTCGGTGGGTCAATCCACGTTGCTGGTTACGGCACTGCCTCGTGTTGCTCTCGTCTCAACCGGCGATGAATTAGTCGACGTTGCTAGTACGCCCCTGCCCTATCAGATTCGCCGATCAAACACCTATATGCTTCAGACAGCACTAGTGTCGCTGGGGATTCAGGCCACCTTACATCATATTGTCGATGATGAAGAGCAGTTAGAAAAAGGCTTAGAAGACTTACTCGCAACTAACGATATGTTGATTCTTAGTGGTGGAGTTTCGGCGGGCAAAGCTGATTTTGTGCCTGATACACTGGAGAAACTGGGTGTACAAAAGCATTTTCACAAGATCGACCAGCGCCCTGGCAAACCACTCTGGTTTGGCACATCTCCATCCGGCAAAACGGTCTTTGCGCTACCCGGAAATCCTGTTTCAACCGTACTCTGTGCGTATCGATATGTCCTGCCTTATCTGCGCGTATCACTTGGGTTAGCTCCTGCCCCCATTCGGTATGCTCAATTAGCTGAATCTGTGACATTCAAACCGAATATGACTTATTTTCTGCCCGTTCGACTAACGTCCGAAATGGATGGTCGGACGTTGGCTCATCCATTGCCGGGCTCGGGTTCTGCCGACTTTGCCAACCTGTTGGCAGCCGATGGCTTTATGGAATTCCCCCCCAATCAGTCGGACTTTGGTGTGGGCGATAGTTTTCAAGTTTGGGAAACGATCCGGTAG